The nucleotide sequence GGAGACCTGCCCGGTGTTTACGGGTTACAATCGTCTCAAGGCCAAGCCGAATGCGGAGGTGATCGCCAAGGTACAGGAGTTCGGCGATCCCTTTGTAGTCGTAGGTACGTACGGTAAAGGCAAGTCGATGGCGTTCGCCAGCGACGTGGCTCCCCACTGGGGGGCAGGCTTCATGAAGTGGCCGGGTTACGACCGGTTCTGGGTGCAGGCGATCCGGTGGCTGGGGACAAAGTGAGCGGCTGTTGGCGGCTGAAGAATGAGAATGGCTGGATGCGGGCTGATTTAGCCCGACAGGAGGGCATCAGCCGGGCGTGTCCACCGTCGACGGGATTCGGCGACGAAGTATCAAGGATAGATTAGAGCCGCTGCTCAGCCACCGCCTTCCGGGCCGCCTCCAGGCGGGTATGGGATTCATGCCAGTAATAGGGCCGCTGCTCCCATGACCGCTCCAGCGCTGCTAAGGCTTCAACGTATTGCCCCTGCTTGTACAGGCACCAGCCCTTGTGTTCCAGGTGGTCGGGATTAGCCGGGTCAAGTTCCAGGGCTTTGTCTACCAGCGCCAGTCCCTCCGCAATATCAAGATCGTTTTCAATGAGCAGCCCTCCCAGGTTGCCATGAGGCCAGTGGTATTGGGGATCAATTTCTATTGACTGGCGATAATAGATCTGCGCCCGATCCAAGAGGCCTGCCTCATTATATATACTTCCCAAACCATTAAGGATACGAGCCTCGGACCATCCCTCCTCTTTCCCTTTCCGCTGATATTGATCAAGGTGATGGGCAGCTCGGGGATTCCTTTCTGCCATATGTCGTAGCCGGTATCCCCGGTGAGGTTGTCAAAGGGCATGACGGCCACGGAGTGTTCAAAGGCTGCCAGAGGGTCCTTCTCTCCGCGCTGCCACCATGACCAGACCGCCGCCGCGATGGCCAAAGCTGCCACAATGGCCAGGGTCTTATTGCCGATGATGATTTGGGGCCGTTCCCTGACTTTATCAGCCGCTTCTTTCGGCGGTGTGCGGGCGATACCGCGGTCCGTGATGTCGAAGGCCCAGGCCAGGCCCACGGCCACCGGGAAGCCCAGCAGGAGAAGAATTATTATCAGGCTGCCGACCCAATTGGGGATGTGAAGCGGCTCGAAGGTGGCATCCACGATCTGGAAGATGATAAAGGCCACTCCGGCATAGACCACGGCCACCCGGAACACCCGGCGGCGCTTGAGCTCGGCTATGAGGTTAGCGAGGTTGTGCATCACTCCTAAAGCGGAATACGATTATGGAATATCTACCCCTTGGAATATGTGGATAAATGAGAGAAAATCAAGGGGTTAAAACAAAACGCCCCTTGAAAATCAGGGGCGAAAGTTTGAAAACTTATTGGCTTAGCATTTGGGCCGGGTGGACCCGGCTACGCATCGCTACGCCGGGCAGGCTTGAACTGTGTTAGTTAGCTGAGACGGAATAAAATCCTCCGGCAAATACCGGGGGCTTTTTGCCTGGGGTGTGAGCTGAGCCGGTGGGCGGACATTGCCAATTATGCCATGGGGGACAAATGCTGGGCCGGGTGGACTCGAACCACCAATCGTCCGGTTAACAGCCGGATGCATTGCCAGTTATGCTACGGCCCAAAAGGTATTCGTATGACCTGTGAGGGAACGACCAGCCAGGACCACAGCTCCCCCTTCAAGCCGGTGCTCTACCCCTCATCGGCAAGTTACAATAAGGCTTGAATCGGAGGGAGGACTTTTTGTTAAAGGTGAGGGCCCGTCAGGCTTTGAAAAGCAGGACGAATTCTTTGAAGATGTCTCTATAGAAATGGTGGATCATTTCTTCTTTCATGATCCTTAATGCTTCAAAGGTCGGAACCTTTTTCTTATAGGCTCGCGTTGAGGTCAAGGCGTCGAATACGTCGGCGATGCTGCAGATGCGGGCGTAGTTGTGAATCTCATCCTTTTTAAGACCGAAGGGATAACCAGTACCGTCTTCCCGCTCATGATGCTGCATGACGATGACACCACATTCTTTGGTGAGCTGGTTGGTCTCACTTAGAATCTTATTGCCCCTTCTGGGATGGTTACGCATCAATTCCCACTCTTCGTCGCTTAATCTGCCGGCCTTATTAATCAATTCCTGCGGTACGTCGCACTTGCCGAGGTCGTGGAGGAAGAAGCCGGCGCCCAGCTCCTGCATGTTATGGTCATAGCTACCCTTGTACACCGACTTGGACACCAGCACCGACAGCATTCCGACGTTAACCGAGTGGGTGTAGGTGTAATAGTCGTGGGAGGTAATTTGGGCCATGCAGGCGGCCGTGTCATCGTCGGCCAGGATGTGATCGACGATTTTGTAGACCATTTTCTTGCCGCATAAGATATTGTCGGGGCTGGGTTTTTCCAGGATGTTGGTCATCATCTTGAGGGAATGATCATAGACGGCTTTGGCCTTGGTCTGGGGAGGAATGCGGGTGTTCTGGATCGTCTGGTGCAGTTCCGCCGAGATCGCTTCCATGGGATTGAATTCACCGTCATCTGGAATTTCAATCTCGATTTTACCCTTCTGTTTCTGATAGGGGCCCAATAGGTCGGTCAGAAGGTTGCGCTCTTCCACCACCGTGCTCTTCTCAGTGTCGACCCGGACCTCTTTTATCCCGTCGGAGATGATTTTCTTAATCTGCCGGTCGGAGGTAATCTTGAAATTTGGCTTAAGGAATGAGTGTCGCAGCCAGGATTGACCCAACATGACATACATGCCAACCTTCAGATCTTTGGTCTTTACTGTCTTGATCATGCTAATATCATTCCGCAGCTATTATAATAGTCATTTTCCAGGGTTGGCAGCTTTGCCCACCACTATAACCCCTCGTATTAGATCCGTAATTGACAGTGCTACAATTTATAAGTTAGTCATAATTCAGGCAGATAGAGTTGTTTGTTATAGAGCTGTGATAATCGTCACACCAAAGCGGCGAACCGGAGCATCGCTGGGTATTTCTGCCGCCCTGTGGCAGGCAATTCCAGTTACGATTGCCTAGCCGAATAGCCTGACGAACTTTTCGAAGAGATCCCTATTGAAGTGGGTGACCATCTCATCGCGCATGACTTTGAGGGCTTCGAAGGTGGTAAGCTTCTTTTTGTAAGCGCGTGTTGAAGTGAGGGCATCGTAGACATCGCCGATGGCGCAGATATACGCGTATACATGGATGCGGTATCGGCTGATGCCAAGAGGGTAGCCCGAGCCGTCCTCGCGCTCGTGGTGTTGCAGGACGATGTTGCTGCATTCGTCGGTAAGGTGCCCGGTCTTACGCAGAATTTTCTCCCCGTAAGTCGGATGCATGCGCATCAGCTCCCACTCTTCGTCGGTTAATCTCCCCGGCTTATTGATGAGGTAGGAGGGAATTTCACACTTGCCCAGATCGTGGAGGAAAAAACCGGACCCCAGCTCCCGCATGTTGTGATCCGCTTGGTCACTGAAAGCGGCCTTGGCGATGAGGACCCCGTACATGCCTACATTGACCGAGTGGGTGTAGGTGTAATAGTCGTGAGAGGTGATTTGAGTGAGACAGTCGGCCGT is from Candidatus Neomarinimicrobiota bacterium and encodes:
- a CDS encoding glutamine amidotransferase, which translates into the protein ETCPVFTGYNRLKAKPNAEVIAKVQEFGDPFVVVGTYGKGKSMAFASDVAPHWGAGFMKWPGYDRFWVQAIRWLGTK
- a CDS encoding tetratricopeptide repeat protein, which translates into the protein MDRAQIYYRQSIEIDPQYHWPHGNLGGLLIENDLDIAEGLALVDKALELDPANPDHLEHKGWCLYKQGQYVEALAALERSWEQRPYYWHESHTRLEAARKAVAEQRL
- a CDS encoding HD-GYP domain-containing protein codes for the protein MIKTVKTKDLKVGMYVMLGQSWLRHSFLKPNFKITSDRQIKKIISDGIKEVRVDTEKSTVVEERNLLTDLLGPYQKQKGKIEIEIPDDGEFNPMEAISAELHQTIQNTRIPPQTKAKAVYDHSLKMMTNILEKPSPDNILCGKKMVYKIVDHILADDDTAACMAQITSHDYYTYTHSVNVGMLSVLVSKSVYKGSYDHNMQELGAGFFLHDLGKCDVPQELINKAGRLSDEEWELMRNHPRRGNKILSETNQLTKECGVIVMQHHEREDGTGYPFGLKKDEIHNYARICSIADVFDALTSTRAYKKKVPTFEALRIMKEEMIHHFYRDIFKEFVLLFKA
- a CDS encoding HD-GYP domain-containing protein, which encodes MLRPVKAEDLKVGMYVKLGEQARLLPLFEENFMITHEKQIVNIIDKGLVLVNVDTEKSEVEVPIPEGFDPLSMVSEELRATIEDENAPPKEKAKAVYDHSIKMMKHIIDEPSHDNILSGKRMLGDIVDLVLADDETADCLTQITSHDYYTYTHSVNVGMYGVLIAKAAFSDQADHNMRELGSGFFLHDLGKCEIPSYLINKPGRLTDEEWELMRMHPTYGEKILRKTGHLTDECSNIVLQHHEREDGSGYPLGISRYRIHVYAYICAIGDVYDALTSTRAYKKKLTTFEALKVMRDEMVTHFNRDLFEKFVRLFG